In Campylobacter sp. 2014D-0216, the following proteins share a genomic window:
- the pseF gene encoding pseudaminic acid cytidylyltransferase: MKNICIIPARGGSKRIPRKNIIDFLGKPLIAYSIESALNSGIFDDVIISSDDDEIIEVALKYGAKAPFVRKKELSDDYASSTAVIQNAITTLEEQGKNYKNVCCLYATAPLIDEFILQKAFEQFSQEECKFLFSACEFEYPIQRSFYLDKQNKVYMFDESNYHKRSQDLTKAYHDGGAFYFGKKEAWLEEDFMFKPHSKAFLLPRNKICDIDTFEDLEFAKILYQFHKGNKCL, translated from the coding sequence ATGAAAAATATTTGTATTATCCCTGCACGTGGTGGCTCAAAAAGAATTCCTAGAAAAAATATCATTGATTTTTTAGGAAAACCTTTGATTGCTTATAGTATAGAAAGTGCTTTAAATTCAGGTATTTTTGATGATGTGATTATCTCAAGCGATGATGATGAAATCATCGAAGTAGCTTTAAAATATGGCGCAAAAGCTCCTTTTGTGCGCAAAAAAGAATTAAGCGATGATTATGCAAGCTCAACCGCTGTAATCCAAAATGCCATTACCACCCTAGAAGAGCAAGGTAAAAACTATAAAAATGTGTGCTGTTTATACGCTACTGCGCCACTTATAGATGAGTTTATCTTGCAAAAAGCTTTTGAGCAATTTAGTCAAGAAGAATGTAAATTTTTATTTTCAGCTTGTGAGTTTGAATACCCTATACAAAGAAGTTTTTATCTTGATAAGCAAAATAAAGTTTATATGTTTGATGAATCAAACTACCATAAACGCTCACAAGATCTTACTAAAGCTTATCATGATGGCGGTGCATTTTACTTTGGTAAAAAAGAAGCGTGGTTAGAAGAAGATTTTATGTTTAAACCTCATTCTAAAGCCTTTTTACTCCCTAGAAATAAAATTTGCGATATCGATACTTTTGAAGACTTAGAATTTGCTAAAATACTATATCAATTTCATAAGGGCAATAAATGTTTATAA
- a CDS encoding class I SAM-dependent methyltransferase, which translates to MFINKIKGFKYPDMELVRWFFKNKLDTLKNAKVLEFASHNGNNLSLFANYDYECIGVELGKQNHENAIYNFKEIMRYQKASFFNENMLDFAKKHQDINADVFLIPNVINYITKDEFKALLQNSKHNNLYRVNKSGYAHFFLRARSVKDHRYGLGEKLENGSFILSGDEFSGEKNCLCTAYQEHELVEILKENLNLYDFEVITSENINIKNKVYIKDSDIIIYGKITKE; encoded by the coding sequence ATGTTTATAAATAAAATTAAAGGCTTTAAATATCCTGATATGGAACTTGTAAGATGGTTTTTTAAAAACAAGCTCGATACCTTAAAAAACGCAAAAGTCTTAGAATTTGCCTCCCATAATGGCAACAATCTTTCTTTATTTGCAAATTATGATTATGAGTGTATTGGCGTAGAACTTGGCAAACAAAATCATGAAAACGCTATTTATAATTTTAAAGAAATTATGCGTTATCAAAAGGCAAGTTTTTTTAATGAAAATATGCTTGATTTTGCTAAAAAGCATCAAGATATAAATGCAGATGTATTTTTAATACCTAATGTTATTAATTACATCACTAAAGATGAATTTAAAGCTTTACTACAAAATTCAAAACACAACAACCTATACCGCGTAAACAAATCAGGATATGCTCATTTTTTCTTAAGAGCAAGAAGTGTTAAAGATCATCGTTATGGACTTGGAGAAAAGTTAGAAAATGGTAGCTTCATCTTAAGCGGCGATGAATTTAGTGGCGAGAAAAATTGTCTTTGCACAGCTTATCAAGAACATGAACTTGTAGAAATTTTAAAAGAGAATTTAAATTTATATGATTTTGAAGTTATCACAAGTGAAAATATTAATATAAAAAATAAAGTTTATATCAAAGATAGCGATATAATCATCTATGGAAAAATCACTAAGGAGTAA
- a CDS encoding class I SAM-dependent methyltransferase, protein MYLRDLKGLKFPDLAVIKFFFKQGLHQQNNQKVLEFACSNGNNLSLFANYDYECIGIDLNKENINNANYNFKEIIQCKNYQFFHDNILEFPFKNPNINADIFMIPNVINYLLREDFLKLLKISKENSMYKENALFFLRTRSIKDYRYGYGEKIAHNCFKITNDNTTGELGCINTLYQEHELVEILKEHLNLYDFKVLTYENTNIMGEDERLVNDSDIVIYGKIK, encoded by the coding sequence ATGTATTTAAGAGATTTAAAAGGTTTAAAATTTCCAGATTTAGCTGTAATTAAATTTTTTTTCAAACAGGGACTACATCAACAAAATAATCAAAAAGTTTTAGAATTTGCTTGTTCTAATGGCAATAATCTTTCTTTATTTGCAAATTATGATTATGAATGTATTGGGATTGATTTAAACAAAGAAAATATCAACAATGCCAATTATAACTTCAAAGAAATAATCCAATGCAAAAACTATCAATTTTTTCATGATAATATCTTAGAATTTCCTTTTAAAAATCCCAATATCAATGCAGATATTTTTATGATTCCTAATGTGATTAACTATCTCTTACGGGAAGATTTTTTAAAATTATTAAAAATTTCTAAAGAAAATTCTATGTATAAAGAAAACGCATTGTTTTTTTTAAGAACAAGAAGCATAAAAGATTATAGATATGGTTATGGAGAAAAAATAGCTCATAATTGTTTTAAAATCACAAACGATAACACCACAGGAGAACTTGGGTGTATCAACACTCTATATCAAGAACATGAACTTGTAGAAATTTTAAAAGAACATTTAAATTTATATGATTTTAAAGTGCTCACCTATGAAAATACCAACATCATGGGAGAAGATGAAAGATTGGTTAATGATAGTGATATTGTAATTTATGGGAAAATTAAGTGA
- a CDS encoding WbqC family protein, whose amino-acid sequence MKIAIMQPTFNPWLGYIYMIQSVDTFVFLDNVQFERRSWQNRNKIKLQDKTFLLGLNLQKAPQKTPLQNILFEKDDKWKFKFLKTIHHAYSKSINFNKYYDILEKNLFKHTHLVQFNMELIKIYCEHLNIKTPILQASSLRLKNEKKEKLLLEICQSLNANHYLSPEGSKNYLEKETAKEIFENANITIEYFDFIHPTYTQLGVNFIAYLGILDFLFNEKNPYTKFQECIKMNEYNYESSF is encoded by the coding sequence GTGAAAATAGCCATTATGCAACCAACCTTTAATCCATGGCTTGGTTATATATATATGATACAAAGCGTTGATACTTTTGTCTTTTTGGATAACGTGCAATTTGAACGCAGATCATGGCAAAATAGAAACAAAATCAAACTACAAGATAAAACTTTTTTACTAGGTCTAAACCTGCAAAAAGCACCGCAAAAAACACCGCTTCAAAATATTTTATTTGAAAAAGATGACAAATGGAAATTTAAATTTCTAAAAACAATCCACCACGCATACTCTAAGAGTATCAACTTTAATAAATACTATGATATTTTGGAAAAAAATTTATTTAAACACACACATTTAGTGCAATTTAATATGGAATTAATCAAAATATACTGCGAACATTTAAACATCAAAACTCCTATTTTGCAGGCTTCTTCTTTGAGATTAAAAAACGAGAAAAAAGAAAAATTGTTGCTTGAAATCTGCCAGTCATTAAATGCCAACCACTACCTTTCACCCGAGGGTTCAAAAAACTATCTCGAAAAAGAAACAGCAAAAGAAATTTTTGAAAATGCAAATATAACAATTGAATATTTTGATTTTATCCATCCAACCTATACACAATTAGGTGTAAATTTTATAGCTTATTTGGGAATTTTAGATTTCTTGTTTAACGAAAAAAATCCCTATACAAAATTTCAAGAATGTATTAAAATGAACGAGTATAATTATGAAAGTTCTTTTTAG
- the pseG gene encoding UDP-2,4-diacetamido-2,4,6-trideoxy-beta-L-altropyranose hydrolase: protein MKVLFRSDSSSTIGHGHIKRDLLLAKQYQDVAFACLSLKGSLIDEIPYPVYELASASIYELINLIKKEKFDLLIIDHYEITADDEKLIKLETGVKILSFDDEIKKHFCDILLNVNAYAKESDYENLVPKYCELRCGFSYALIRDEFYEESKIKREKIYDYFICIGGSDPKNISLNVANKLNQNKTIIIATTRANSHIKSLQKLSQKNPNIQILIDCPNLARLMNESKKLIISASSLVNEALILKANFKAIAYAKNQEKLAIWLAKKGYEVENLI, encoded by the coding sequence ATGAAAGTTCTTTTTAGAAGCGATAGTTCTAGCACCATAGGACATGGACATATTAAAAGAGATCTTTTACTAGCCAAACAATACCAAGATGTTGCTTTTGCATGTTTATCACTAAAAGGCTCTTTGATAGATGAAATTCCTTACCCTGTGTATGAGCTAGCTAGTGCTAGCATATACGAACTCATCAATCTCATCAAAAAGGAAAAATTTGATCTTTTAATCATCGATCATTATGAGATCACCGCCGATGATGAAAAACTTATCAAGTTAGAAACAGGGGTAAAAATTCTAAGCTTTGATGATGAAATCAAAAAGCATTTTTGCGATATCTTGTTAAACGTCAATGCCTATGCTAAAGAAAGTGACTATGAAAATTTAGTACCAAAATACTGTGAGTTAAGGTGTGGTTTTTCTTATGCTCTAATACGCGATGAGTTTTATGAGGAAAGTAAAATAAAAAGAGAGAAAATTTATGATTACTTTATTTGCATTGGCGGGAGTGATCCAAAAAACATCTCCTTAAATGTTGCAAATAAACTCAACCAAAACAAAACCATCATCATAGCAACCACAAGGGCAAATTCACATATAAAGTCTTTGCAAAAATTAAGCCAAAAAAACCCTAATATACAAATTCTCATAGACTGTCCCAATCTTGCAAGATTAATGAACGAAAGCAAAAAGCTTATCATTAGTGCAAGTTCATTAGTCAATGAAGCTTTAATTTTAAAAGCAAATTTTAAAGCTATAGCTTATGCTAAAAACCAAGAAAAACTTGCAATATGGCTTGCGAAAAAAGGCTATGAAGTGGAGAATCTGATATGA
- the pseH gene encoding UDP-4-amino-4,6-dideoxy-N-acetyl-beta-L-altrosamine N-acetyltransferase — protein sequence MIILKDFIHLNQEEIKLVLKWRNEENIARFMKTQNITLEEHLKFLSQLKLDNTKKYFLVYDDENIIGVIDFINITNHSCEFGLYGIQKGVGELLMQEVKNYAFNILKVQTLNACVFKENTKALKLYLKHGFKIIKKDNNFYFTSLLPVYMGGGNNLNTFNQIYGVAV from the coding sequence ATGATAATTTTAAAAGATTTCATTCATCTGAATCAAGAAGAAATAAAACTTGTTTTAAAATGGCGTAATGAAGAGAACATAGCCCGATTTATGAAAACCCAAAATATTACTTTAGAAGAACATTTGAAATTTTTATCACAACTCAAGCTAGACAATACTAAAAAATATTTTTTAGTTTATGATGATGAAAATATCATAGGCGTAATTGATTTTATCAATATAACCAACCATTCATGTGAATTTGGGCTTTATGGTATACAAAAAGGAGTAGGTGAACTTTTAATGCAAGAAGTTAAAAACTATGCTTTTAATATTTTAAAAGTTCAAACTCTAAACGCTTGTGTTTTTAAAGAAAACACAAAAGCTCTAAAATTATATTTAAAACATGGTTTTAAGATTATTAAAAAAGACAATAATTTCTATTTCACATCTTTACTTCCTGTATATATGGGGGGGGGTAACAACTTAAATACGTTTAATCAAATATATGGAGTTGCAGTTTGA
- a CDS encoding methionyl-tRNA formyltransferase, whose product MNIIIATLREHNINNFHQLKELHKAHKFYLITNKSDLTLKNIAKINPDYIFFPHWSFYIPQEIYDNYQCIIFHLGNLPFGRGGSPLQNLIIRGIYKSKICALKASATLDGGEIYLKHDISFKNSNAQKIYERISKIIFFKLIPKILHTKITPQKQKGKVVVFKRRTKDQSNISMIKNPNLIKIYDFIRMLDAVDYPKAFLEINNIKIYFQNAKKSHDQVKAEVVFYEKE is encoded by the coding sequence TTGAATATAATTATAGCAACTCTTAGAGAACATAATATTAATAATTTTCATCAACTAAAAGAATTACACAAAGCACATAAGTTTTATCTTATAACCAACAAAAGCGATCTTACCTTAAAAAATATAGCAAAAATCAATCCTGATTATATATTTTTTCCACATTGGTCTTTCTACATACCTCAAGAAATTTATGACAACTACCAATGTATCATTTTCCATCTTGGAAATTTACCATTTGGACGCGGTGGCTCTCCATTACAAAATTTGATCATAAGAGGAATATATAAAAGTAAAATTTGCGCCTTAAAAGCCTCTGCTACACTAGATGGTGGAGAGATATACCTAAAACACGATATCAGTTTTAAAAATTCAAATGCGCAAAAAATTTACGAAAGAATTTCAAAAATTATATTTTTTAAACTCATACCAAAAATTTTACACACAAAAATTACTCCCCAAAAACAAAAAGGAAAAGTGGTGGTTTTCAAAAGAAGAACCAAAGACCAAAGCAATATAAGCATGATAAAAAATCCAAATTTGATAAAAATATATGATTTTATACGTATGCTTGATGCGGTCGATTACCCGAAAGCATTTTTAGAAATCAATAATATAAAAATATATTTCCAAAATGCAAAAAAAAGCCACGATCAAGTAAAAGCAGAGGTAGTTTTTTATGAAAAAGAATAA
- a CDS encoding PIG-L deacetylase family protein, whose product MKKNKILIIAAHPDDEVLGCFGTMARYIQQGHDVFTLILGEGKTSRENENHSKDQEILEEELSKANNFLGVKKVFRRFFPDNAFDKVPLLDIVKSIEEVKKEIQPNIIFTHYEKDLNIDHQITYKATITATRSMPKESVKEIYSFEILSSTEWNYPLSFQPDVFFDISSTLNLKLQAMSFYQSELKQYPHPRSLEGIKINAQYQGMRVGLQYAEAFKSIKAIK is encoded by the coding sequence ATGAAAAAGAATAAAATTTTGATTATAGCAGCCCATCCAGATGATGAGGTTTTAGGATGCTTTGGCACCATGGCAAGGTATATACAACAAGGTCATGATGTTTTCACTTTAATACTCGGAGAAGGTAAAACAAGTAGAGAAAATGAAAATCACTCAAAAGACCAAGAAATTTTAGAGGAAGAACTTTCAAAAGCAAATAATTTTTTAGGCGTCAAAAAAGTTTTTAGAAGATTTTTTCCTGATAATGCTTTTGATAAAGTTCCTTTATTGGATATTGTTAAAAGCATTGAAGAAGTAAAAAAAGAAATTCAGCCAAATATTATTTTCACGCATTATGAAAAAGATTTAAATATTGATCATCAAATTACATACAAAGCAACTATTACAGCTACAAGATCCATGCCAAAGGAAAGTGTAAAGGAAATTTATAGCTTTGAAATTTTATCTAGCACAGAGTGGAACTATCCTTTGAGTTTTCAACCCGATGTTTTTTTTGATATTAGCTCGACATTGAACCTAAAACTACAAGCTATGTCTTTTTACCAATCAGAACTAAAACAATATCCCCACCCAAGAAGTCTAGAAGGAATTAAAATCAACGCTCAATATCAAGGAATGAGAGTCGGTCTTCAATATGCTGAAGCATTTAAAAGCATCAAGGCAATAAAATGA
- the pseH gene encoding UDP-4-amino-4,6-dideoxy-N-acetyl-beta-L-altrosamine N-acetyltransferase, which yields MITYKNFTELDEEEAKEIFHIRNSSHVSKFMKTQHISLEEHQLFLQKLKEINKQQYFLLLKDDTKIGVIYFINITNHSCEFGLYGIQKGVGELLMQEVKNYAFNILKVQTLNACVFKENTKALNLYLRHSFEITKEDCDFYFVVLNNPHRNFMF from the coding sequence ATGATTACTTATAAAAATTTTACAGAACTTGACGAAGAAGAAGCAAAAGAAATTTTCCACATAAGAAATTCTTCACATGTTTCTAAATTTATGAAAACACAACATATTAGCCTAGAAGAACATCAGTTATTTTTACAAAAACTCAAAGAAATTAACAAACAACAATATTTTTTATTATTAAAAGACGATACAAAAATAGGAGTAATATATTTTATCAATATAACCAATCATTCATGTGAATTTGGGCTTTATGGCATACAAAAAGGAGTAGGTGAACTTTTAATGCAAGAAGTTAAAAACTATGCTTTTAATATTTTAAAAGTTCAAACTCTAAACGCTTGTGTTTTTAAAGAAAACACAAAAGCTCTAAATTTATATCTAAGACATAGCTTTGAAATCACCAAAGAAGACTGTGATTTTTATTTTGTAGTTTTAAACAATCCTCACAGGAATTTCATGTTTTAA
- a CDS encoding HisA/HisF-related TIM barrel protein — protein MLKTRIIPCVLLKDHQLVKSIGFASFRTIGHMVSTARIYNARNVDELIVLDINKNGKIDFESLEDIANECFMPLTIGGGIRTLEDIRKVLDIGADKVSINSIALHDPNFIKEAANTFGSSCVVCSIDVKKDKGYFKVFNDEILDIDPLELALRYEALGAGEILLTSVDKEGSALGYDLELLKYFQDKLKIPLIINGGLSKPQDGVEAIKLGANALAGAFIFHFSQYTPNDIKKELLKHEIPVRIV, from the coding sequence ATGCTTAAAACTAGAATTATTCCTTGTGTGTTGCTAAAAGATCATCAATTAGTTAAAAGTATCGGCTTTGCTTCATTTAGGACTATAGGGCATATGGTTAGTACTGCTAGGATATATAATGCTAGAAATGTAGATGAGTTGATCGTTTTGGATATAAACAAAAACGGCAAGATAGATTTTGAGAGCTTGGAAGATATAGCTAATGAATGCTTTATGCCTTTGACAATTGGAGGTGGGATTAGAACTTTAGAAGATATTAGAAAGGTTTTAGATATAGGTGCGGATAAAGTTAGTATAAACTCCATAGCTTTACATGATCCAAATTTTATCAAAGAGGCAGCAAATACTTTTGGAAGTTCTTGTGTGGTGTGTTCTATTGATGTTAAAAAAGATAAGGGTTATTTTAAAGTTTTCAATGATGAAATCTTAGATATAGATCCACTAGAGCTTGCACTTAGGTATGAAGCTTTAGGAGCAGGGGAGATACTTTTAACAAGTGTTGATAAAGAGGGAAGTGCTTTGGGGTATGACTTGGAATTACTGAAGTATTTTCAAGATAAGTTAAAAATTCCACTTATTATTAATGGTGGGCTTTCTAAACCTCAAGATGGAGTAGAAGCTATAAAACTAGGTGCAAACGCACTTGCTGGTGCTTTTATCTTTCATTTTAGTCAATATACGCCAAATGACATCAAAAAAGAACTTTTAAAACATGAAATTCCTGTGAGGATTGTTTAA
- the hisH gene encoding imidazole glycerol phosphate synthase subunit HisH, which yields MICIVDYHLGNFKSVLKAFEKIGHKVIVSSKKEDIKNASKLVLPGVGSFKQGMKNLKKLALDEVLKECVLQEKKPILGICLGMQLFASKGYEGGECNGLGFVHANVLKFDLSKEKLLHSGWDDLRFGSNKSRLFDGILEKSDFYFVHSYYVECLENIETSFCEYEKPFCASFEKENIFAVQFHPEKSQSVGLKLLENFANLKA from the coding sequence ATGATTTGCATTGTGGATTATCATCTTGGTAATTTCAAGTCTGTCTTGAAAGCTTTTGAAAAAATCGGCCATAAAGTGATTGTAAGTTCTAAAAAAGAAGATATAAAAAATGCTTCTAAGCTTGTATTACCAGGTGTTGGATCTTTTAAACAAGGCATGAAAAATCTAAAAAAACTTGCTTTAGATGAAGTTTTAAAAGAATGCGTTTTGCAAGAAAAAAAACCCATTTTGGGAATTTGCCTAGGTATGCAGCTTTTTGCTAGCAAGGGATATGAGGGCGGAGAATGCAATGGACTTGGCTTTGTTCATGCAAATGTTTTGAAATTTGATTTAAGTAAAGAAAAATTATTGCACAGTGGTTGGGATGATTTGCGATTTGGTAGCAACAAAAGTAGGCTTTTTGATGGAATTTTAGAAAAAAGCGATTTTTATTTTGTGCATTCTTATTATGTAGAGTGTTTGGAGAATATAGAAACTTCTTTTTGTGAGTACGAAAAGCCATTTTGTGCGAGTTTTGAAAAAGAGAATATTTTTGCTGTGCAGTTTCATCCTGAAAAAAGCCAAAGTGTTGGTCTAAAACTTTTGGAAAATTTTGCAAATTTAAAGGCTTAG
- the pseA gene encoding pseudaminic acid biosynthesis protein PseA, translated as MKFCKKCVMPDTKPDLHFDDEGVCDACRSQEAKNQEIDWKKREEEFLNLVKKYKTHPVYDCVIGVSGGKDSTFQVLKCLELGLNPLCVCFEPTIPTKIGKKNLKNLNQLGVDLIHIKRNPLVYKKLAKEAFIRTGDNEWQNHLGIFTCVPKVAVAFGIPLIIWGESPQIEYGGPASSKEKNTLGREWLEEFGGLLGNRISDMIGVDGISEKDLYFYTYPSDEELQRVGVTGLFLGYYFKWDYKYNLKVSQENGFKTSTKPVETTYENFENLDCYSNHVHDYLKYCKYGFGRATDNACLDIRLGYISREEGVRLVNKYDGKPPKKAIKKYLEFSGFSEQEFEKIVDSYTNKKIFKRDENGKFLRDSDGSLIKKDEFVLK; from the coding sequence ATGAAATTTTGTAAAAAATGTGTAATGCCAGATACTAAACCTGATTTGCATTTTGATGATGAGGGTGTTTGCGATGCTTGCCGTTCTCAAGAAGCGAAAAATCAAGAAATAGATTGGAAAAAAAGAGAAGAAGAATTTTTAAATCTTGTTAAAAAATACAAAACGCACCCAGTATATGACTGCGTGATAGGGGTTAGTGGCGGTAAGGACTCTACTTTTCAAGTGTTAAAATGTCTTGAGCTTGGGCTAAATCCTCTTTGTGTGTGTTTTGAGCCAACTATCCCTACTAAAATAGGTAAAAAAAATTTAAAAAATTTAAATCAACTTGGAGTAGATTTAATCCATATCAAAAGAAATCCTTTGGTGTATAAAAAATTAGCTAAAGAAGCTTTTATAAGAACAGGGGATAATGAATGGCAAAATCACTTAGGAATTTTTACTTGTGTGCCAAAAGTGGCAGTTGCCTTTGGTATCCCTTTGATCATTTGGGGTGAAAGCCCTCAGATTGAGTATGGTGGTCCGGCTAGTTCTAAAGAAAAAAATACTTTAGGTAGGGAATGGCTTGAAGAATTTGGTGGGCTTTTGGGTAATAGAATTTCTGATATGATCGGTGTTGATGGTATTAGTGAGAAGGATTTGTATTTTTACACTTATCCGAGCGATGAAGAGCTTCAAAGGGTAGGAGTTACAGGGTTGTTTTTGGGGTATTATTTTAAATGGGATTATAAGTATAACTTAAAGGTATCTCAAGAAAATGGTTTTAAAACTAGCACAAAACCAGTTGAAACTACTTATGAGAATTTCGAAAATTTAGATTGTTATTCCAATCATGTACATGATTATTTAAAATACTGCAAATATGGCTTTGGAAGAGCAACTGATAATGCATGTTTGGACATAAGGCTTGGGTATATTAGCCGTGAAGAAGGCGTAAGGCTTGTGAATAAATACGATGGAAAGCCACCTAAAAAAGCTATCAAAAAATACTTAGAATTTAGCGGATTTAGTGAGCAAGAATTTGAAAAAATTGTAGATTCTTACACTAATAAAAAAATTTTTAAACGTGATGAAAATGGTAAGTTTTTAAGAGATAGCGATGGGTCTTTGATAAAAAAAGATGAGTTTGTTTTAAAATGA
- a CDS encoding sulfite exporter TauE/SafE family protein, whose product MDLTLLPYMIIGIFSGIASGVFGIGGGMIIVPFMLTLGLSSHHAVAISVAQMIFASVFGSYINYKKKNLILKDGLIIGFGGFLGAMFSGVLLSYFSDITLTSVFLCVSIVFFLKFAFNQKSTVSNIQHTNILKNFILLVCGMFTGIFAISLGIGGGLLITPILAYFLGYDTKKVVPLSLFFVIFASISGISSFVYNDIIDEEVLHNGTLVGVSSMLGVYLGIKIMEKLNLNSHRIALLGIYTLSISMTIFSLLKKLNLF is encoded by the coding sequence ATGGATTTAACTTTACTTCCTTATATGATTATAGGAATTTTTTCAGGTATAGCTTCAGGGGTTTTTGGTATAGGCGGTGGAATGATCATTGTCCCTTTTATGCTTACTTTAGGACTAAGCTCCCACCATGCTGTGGCAATTTCAGTTGCACAGATGATCTTTGCTTCTGTTTTTGGGTCTTATATAAACTATAAAAAGAAAAATTTAATCTTAAAAGATGGACTTATCATAGGCTTTGGAGGCTTTTTAGGTGCGATGTTTAGCGGGGTATTGCTTTCGTATTTTTCAGATATTACACTCACAAGTGTATTTTTATGTGTGAGTATTGTTTTCTTTTTAAAATTTGCTTTTAATCAAAAAAGCACCGTAAGCAACATTCAACACACAAATATTTTAAAAAATTTTATTTTATTAGTATGCGGTATGTTTACAGGTATTTTTGCTATTTCTTTGGGTATTGGCGGCGGTCTTTTGATCACCCCAATTTTGGCATATTTTTTAGGATATGACACCAAAAAAGTAGTTCCTCTTAGCTTATTTTTTGTTATATTTGCTTCCATTTCAGGCATTAGTTCTTTTGTATACAATGATATTATTGATGAGGAGGTTTTGCACAATGGAACCTTAGTGGGTGTTAGCTCTATGCTAGGAGTTTATCTTGGTATTAAAATCATGGAAAAACTCAACCTCAATTCTCACCGCATAGCACTTTTAGGTATTTATACGCTTTCGATTAGCATGACTATTTTTAGTTTACTTAAAAAACTAAATTTATTTTAG
- the flhB gene encoding flagellar biosynthesis protein FlhB — translation MAADDQEKTEEPTSKKIEDARNEGNVPKSQDASAVAVLVIAVFVVLFMLPFMGERISGLYRFYQSFIGIELDIKILQKIIIKTVIEMFIMVLPITLTIMVAGVLGNLMQFGFIFTTKPITPNFNKINPINGLKNLFSLKKIIDALKIILKVGVVFGIAFVFLLQFMQELPRVELYTIYPQLLWLRDKAIILAAVVIIAFLIIGLLDVLLVRYQYFKNLRMSKQEIKDEFKQSEGDPLVKSRIRRLQMEAARRRMVQDVASADVVITNPTHYAVALRYDNSKEAAPKVLAKGVDFLALRIKDMAYEYNVMIYENPPLARELYKACEVNDLIPPELFKAVAEVLSFVYTSNRQKFADRLK, via the coding sequence ATGGCTGCTGATGATCAAGAAAAAACAGAAGAGCCCACGTCCAAGAAAATAGAAGATGCGCGTAATGAGGGTAATGTCCCAAAAAGTCAAGATGCATCCGCTGTGGCTGTACTCGTTATAGCGGTTTTTGTGGTGTTGTTTATGTTGCCTTTTATGGGCGAAAGAATTAGTGGTTTGTACAGGTTTTATCAAAGTTTTATAGGTATTGAGCTAGATATAAAAATCTTACAAAAAATCATTATAAAAACAGTTATTGAAATGTTTATTATGGTTTTACCTATCACTTTAACGATTATGGTGGCGGGTGTGCTTGGAAACTTAATGCAATTTGGGTTTATTTTTACAACTAAACCTATTACACCAAATTTTAATAAAATTAATCCCATTAATGGTCTTAAAAATCTTTTTTCTTTAAAGAAAATTATCGATGCTTTAAAAATCATACTCAAGGTTGGGGTTGTTTTTGGTATAGCGTTTGTGTTTTTATTGCAATTTATGCAAGAGTTGCCAAGAGTAGAGCTTTATACGATTTATCCGCAACTTTTATGGTTAAGGGATAAGGCTATCATACTTGCTGCGGTTGTTATTATAGCTTTTTTGATTATAGGTCTTTTAGATGTGCTTTTAGTAAGGTATCAATACTTTAAAAATTTACGTATGAGTAAGCAAGAAATCAAGGATGAATTTAAACAAAGCGAAGGGGATCCTTTAGTAAAAAGTAGAATTCGTCGCTTGCAAATGGAAGCAGCAAGACGTAGAATGGTGCAAGATGTTGCTAGTGCTGATGTAGTGATCACCAATCCTACGCACTATGCGGTTGCCTTGCGTTATGATAATTCTAAGGAGGCTGCGCCAAAGGTTTTGGCAAAAGGGGTGGACTTTTTGGCTTTGCGTATTAAAGATATGGCATATGAGTATAATGTAATGATTTATGAAAATCCTCCTTTAGCAAGAGAGCTTTATAAGGCTTGTGAAGTTAATGATCTTATCCCGCCAGAGCTTTTTAAAGCAGTGGCGGAAGTGCTAAGTTTTGTTTATACTTCTAATAGGCAAAAATTTGCCGATAGACTAAAATAA